The genomic region AGTATCACGGCAAGAATGGCGAACGGCGCGTGCGGTTGACCCTGGCCAATACTTCCGGCGGCAGCCAGGAATTCTACAAGCTGGTCAATCTCGACGATGAGCTGTTTCGTTCGCTGCAACCCGACATCATCAACAACGTCTATGTCTCCCTGCTCAATGAGGCCGGCGCCACGATCAGCCAGCCCTACGAGGCCAAGATCGGGCAACTTCGCTTCGGCGAGCCGGCAGTGATCGACTTTGCACTGCTGCAGGAACTCGATGCTGTCACAGTGTACATGATCTATGGCAGCGGCACCCAGCGCAGCATGAAGATCTTCCTCCAGAAAGATGCGTCGGTCAACAAGGTGGCAGTGCAATCGGAGCAGTTCTCTCAGGAGGTTGAACTGGGGAAGGCGGCAACGTTCGATCTGACACTGGAGCTGTTTTCCGGCGCCGGTAACACCTTCAGTCTGGAGGTCGTCAATCTGCCCGAACAGATTTCACGGTTCTTCAAAGAACCTTCGGGGCAGGCGCGATTAAGTCAGTTCAAGTTCACCGAAAGCACGCACACGAAGCGGGCTGCGCTCGAAATCGGCCTGCCGGACCGCCCGACCGAGTCCGTTACACTCGACCGACCGCTCCCCTTTTACGTTATGGTGGTTCCGCGTGAAAAGGCCGAAGCGCTCCGCGATCTCGCGGCCAAAACCTGGAGCGTGGAGGAGATCGAAGCTCTTGATGTTGGTTATGCACGCCTCGAGGTGCTGCCGCGCGGCAAGGGCAAACTGCTGGTGCGGGCGCCACAGCTCTACTACGCCATTCCGTCCGATGGCTGCGTCGACATGAATCTCGACCTCGTCAACGAAGGCAGCCACCGGCTCGACAATATCGAAGTCAAGTCGGATCTGCCGCTGAACTGGCAACGCGAAATCACGCCGGCGACCGTGACCAAGCTCGATGTCGGTGGAGAACAGCGCGTCAGTCTGAAGATCAAGCCCGCCGCCGACGTCGCCGCCGGCAAATACGAAGTGCGCCTGCGTTCGACCGGACAGTCCAACGGCCAACCGGTCAACGGCGAGGACAAGTCGGTCACGGTGGAAATCCTGCCCGACTCCAATTTCGTCGGGACCGCGCTCCTGCTGATGTTGATTGTCGGGTTGGTGGCAGGCATCGTCATTTTCGGAATCAGACTCTCGCGCAGGTAGTCAAGGCAATCTGATAAAGGAGATCAAAGTGAGCGAACCCATCATGACCGGCACCAGTCCAATGCTCGAAGCCGTGCAACTGACCAAGCGCTACGAGGATGGTGTACTGGCGCTTGATCACGTCAATTTCTCCGTTAACCGCGGCGAAATCTTTGCGGTCCTCGGAGGCAATGGCGCCGGCAAGACCACGACCATCAATCTCTTTCTCAACTTTATTGAGCCGAGTGAAGGCGAAGCGCGCATCAACGGCTTCGTTACGCATCAAGAACCCCTGCGGGCAAAGCAGTTCGTGGCCTATGTGTCCGAGAATGTCATGCTTTACCCGAATTTCACCGCTATTCAAAACCTCGACTTTTTCGCCCGCCTCGGCGGCAAGACCCAGTATACCCGCGACGACTATCGTGCTGTCTTGTTGCGAGTCGGCCTGGCGGAGGAGGCGCACGGCAAGCGGCTCAAGGGATTCTCCAAAGGAATGCGCCAGAAATGCGGCATCGCCATCGCAATTCTCAAGGACGCACCCGCCGTCCTGCTCGATGAACCAACCTCCGGTCTCGACCCCCAGGCCGGCCACGATTTTCTCCGCCTGCTCGAATCACTGCGCGCCGAGGGCAAGGCGATCTTGATGTCGACCCACGACATCTTCCGCGCCAAGGAAGTTGCCGATACCGTCGCCATCATGAACGAGGGTCGCATCATCATGCAACGCCAAGCCGCGGATCTGGTCGGGCAGGATCTGGAAGCGCTGTACATGCAATACATGGCCGGCCATAACGGCGTCGCCGCCTGAGGAGAACGAAGATGCTGTCCACCGTAATCGAAAAGGAAATTCGTGATATTATCGGGACGACGAAATTTGCCGTCATCTTCGGCGCCTGCACGGCGCTGATCCTGATCACCTTCTATGTTGGCGCGCGGACTTTTCAGGCCAGCCAGTCCCAGTACGAAGCCGCCAAGGCCGAAAACCTGCGGCAGTTCGAAGGCCTCACCGACTGGTTCAACATTCAGTCGCACCGCGTCTTCCTGCCGCCGGAGCCGGTCGCGGCGCTGGTCACTGGCATCGCTAACGACATCGGACGCACGACCGAGATCCAGGGCCGCGGCGAGCTGTCAGCGCAGGACAGCAAGTTTAATGAAGATCCGATCTACGCCGTCTTCCGCTTCCTCGATCTTGAGTTCTTGTTCCAGGTGGTGTTGTCGCTGTTTGCGATTCTGCTCGGCTATGATGCTATCAGCGGCGAGAAGGAACGCGGCACCCTGAGATTGTCCTTCGCGAACGCAATACCGCGCCACGTCTACATCTTGGGCAAACTGCTCGGCGCCGGCGCCGCCCTGATTCTGCCGCTCCTGCTGGCACTCGGGATCGGGTGTCTGCTGTTGCCGCTGCTGGGAGTTCCGATGACGGGGACGGATTGGGGACGATTGGTTCTGATCATCGGTTCGGGTCTGCTCTATTTTGCGCTGTTCTTATCTCTGGCCATCTTCGTCTCGGCCTTGACGCAGCGTTCCTCCAGCTCCTTTCTGCTGCTGCTGGCGGCATGGATTATGTGCGTGTTGATCGTCCCGCGCGCGGCCGTCGTTTTGGCCGGCCGGGCGGTTGATGTGCCATCCGTGGACGAGATCGGATCGCAGAAGATGCGCTTTCAGATGCAACAATTTCAGGAGGATCGGGAGAACTGGAAGAACTTCAAACCGAGCCATCAACAAGACCCGGAGGCCACGATGGCCGAATTGAATCGCTTCATGGAAGAAGCCGCCGACAAGCGCGACCAGAAGATGAAGGAATTCTCCGAGCGTCTCAATGAGCAACGCACCAACAAGCAGCACGAACAAGAGCAAGTCGCGCTCGGCCTGGCCCGCATTTCGCCGGCTGCTTCCCTCTCTTTGGCGCTCACCAATCTGGCCGGAACCTCGCTCAACCTCAAGCAGCATTACAAGGAGGAGGCCACGGCCTACCAGGAAGGTTACGCCAAGTTTATGAAAGAGAAGACCGGGAGTGTGCCGGGAGGGCGGATGATCGTCGTCCGTTCCTTCTCCGACGACGAGAAGGAACCGGAGCCGATTGATCCGACGGAAATTCCCGAGTTTGTGTATCGACCCCTTAGCTTCGCAGCATCGCTGGCGGCAGCGGGATTCGATATCGTTCTGCTGGTGCTTTACAACTTCGTCTTTTTCGCCGGGGCGATTGTCGCCTTCCTGCGCTATGACGTCAGGTAGCTTTTACTGGGAGAGGAACTATGCTGGGAACTCTGATAGTCAAGGAACTCAAAGCGATCATCGTCAGCCCCAAATTCGTAGCCACGTTCTTGATCTGCGCCGTGTTGATGCTGCTCAGTGTCTTCATCGGAATTCAGGAATACCGTAACGCCGTCCGCCAATACGAGACTGCGACGCAATTGGTCGAAGAAGGAGCGCGCGAAGCCACCGGCTGGCACAATATCCCTTACCGCGCCTATCGCCAGCCCGATCCGATGCAAGTCTTCGTCTCCGGACTCGGCTACGATCTCGGGCGTTTTTCGAGCATTAGCACGCGCGAGATTGTCAAGCTGCGCAATAGCGCCTATTCCGATGACCCCATCTTCGCCCTCTTTCGATTCATCGACTTCGCCTTCATTGTCCAAGTGGTGTTATCGCTGCTGGCGATCCTGTTCACCTACGATGCCATCAACGGCGAACGCGAAGAGGGAATGCTCAAACTGGTTTTCGCCAATCCAGTGCCGCGAGCGCGCTACCTGCTGGCCAAGTGCATTGGCGGCTGGTTGGGATTGGTTATCCCAATCATGATTCCGCTGCTGCTCTGCCTGCTGCTGGTGATGGCCTTCCATGTACCCTTAACCACAGATCATTGGTTCAAACTGCTCATGCTGATGGCCGTGTCGGTCCTGTATTTCACCTTCTTCGTGGCCTTCGGTGTACTGATATCGGCGCTGACCAGACGGCCGTCCGTTTCGTTCCTGCTGGCCTTGGTCGGGTGGATTGTCTTCATCCTGATCATTCCGCGCGCCGGCGTTATCATCTCTGGCCAGCTCCTGCCGGTGCCCAGCGTGGCGGAAATTGAGGGGCAGTCGGAGGGTTTCGCCAAGGACCGCTGGCAGGCGTTCTACGAAGAGCAAGAGAAACGCTGGCAAGAGCGCAACGCAGATCGCGCCAATGGCGACGGCAACTCGCAAGCGGTATCCGATGAGCAGCTTTGGAAGTACATGGAAGAGGACGACGCGGCCCGCAAAGCCGTACAGCAGGAGATCGAAACGTACCAGACCAAGTTGAACATCGATCTGCAGAATCGCCACAAAACGCAGGAGCGGCTGGCCTTTACGTTGTCACGTTTCTCGCCGGCTTCGGCCTATCTGCTTGCCGCGATGAATCTCGCCGGTACCGGAGTCGAACTGAAATCCCGCTATGAGGAGTCGTTGCGCAACTTCCGCGATCAGTTCCTGGAGTTCGTCGAAGCCAAACAAGCGGAGGGCGGCGCCTCCGGAGCGTTTACGATTTCGATTGACACGCAGTCAGGGCTCAAGATCGGTACACCGCGCGACCAAGGCGCTCTAGACGTCAGCCAGCTGCCGCGCTTCACACCGCCGCAATATCCACTGATGGGCGCAGCCGCCGCGACGGTGGTCGACTTCGGATTGCTGGCGTTGTACTCGATTCTGGCCTTCGGTGCAGCGTTTGTAGCATTCTCACGTTACGACGTGCGCTGAAGTTTCGTTCGGACGCCTCCCGAAGGTTTGTGGAGGCGTCCTCACCGGCCCGCAAAATTTTGTTTCCCGCAGAGTTTAAATGGCTTTATTGGGGGCCGCCTGCAGTCAGGAATACCATGAGCCACTCAAGTCAGAAGCTTACGCGCAAGTTGGGACTCACTCCCGGCGCGCTCGTCTACGTCGGCCTTGATCGTACTTCCAAGGTAACAATTGATGCTATGGAATACGACGCGACCGCACTCAGGGAGTATCGCATCGAGCGCTTCGACGAGTGGCAGCTCTCTCCGGCGCCGGAAACAGTCACCTGGATTAATATCGAAGGTGTGCACGACCTCAACGTGGTGGAGGCGATCGGCAAGCGCTTTGGAATCCATCCGTTGTTGCTCGAAGACATCGTCAACACGACCAAGCGGCCGAAGTTCGAGGACTACAGTGAATACGTCGTACTGAT from Candidatus Zixiibacteriota bacterium harbors:
- a CDS encoding ABC transporter ATP-binding protein, whose translation is MLEAVQLTKRYEDGVLALDHVNFSVNRGEIFAVLGGNGAGKTTTINLFLNFIEPSEGEARINGFVTHQEPLRAKQFVAYVSENVMLYPNFTAIQNLDFFARLGGKTQYTRDDYRAVLLRVGLAEEAHGKRLKGFSKGMRQKCGIAIAILKDAPAVLLDEPTSGLDPQAGHDFLRLLESLRAEGKAILMSTHDIFRAKEVADTVAIMNEGRIIMQRQAADLVGQDLEALYMQYMAGHNGVAA
- a CDS encoding ABC transporter permease subunit, with the protein product MLSTVIEKEIRDIIGTTKFAVIFGACTALILITFYVGARTFQASQSQYEAAKAENLRQFEGLTDWFNIQSHRVFLPPEPVAALVTGIANDIGRTTEIQGRGELSAQDSKFNEDPIYAVFRFLDLEFLFQVVLSLFAILLGYDAISGEKERGTLRLSFANAIPRHVYILGKLLGAGAALILPLLLALGIGCLLLPLLGVPMTGTDWGRLVLIIGSGLLYFALFLSLAIFVSALTQRSSSSFLLLLAAWIMCVLIVPRAAVVLAGRAVDVPSVDEIGSQKMRFQMQQFQEDRENWKNFKPSHQQDPEATMAELNRFMEEAADKRDQKMKEFSERLNEQRTNKQHEQEQVALGLARISPAASLSLALTNLAGTSLNLKQHYKEEATAYQEGYAKFMKEKTGSVPGGRMIVVRSFSDDEKEPEPIDPTEIPEFVYRPLSFAASLAAAGFDIVLLVLYNFVFFAGAIVAFLRYDVR
- a CDS encoding ABC transporter permease subunit — encoded protein: MLGTLIVKELKAIIVSPKFVATFLICAVLMLLSVFIGIQEYRNAVRQYETATQLVEEGAREATGWHNIPYRAYRQPDPMQVFVSGLGYDLGRFSSISTREIVKLRNSAYSDDPIFALFRFIDFAFIVQVVLSLLAILFTYDAINGEREEGMLKLVFANPVPRARYLLAKCIGGWLGLVIPIMIPLLLCLLLVMAFHVPLTTDHWFKLLMLMAVSVLYFTFFVAFGVLISALTRRPSVSFLLALVGWIVFILIIPRAGVIISGQLLPVPSVAEIEGQSEGFAKDRWQAFYEEQEKRWQERNADRANGDGNSQAVSDEQLWKYMEEDDAARKAVQQEIETYQTKLNIDLQNRHKTQERLAFTLSRFSPASAYLLAAMNLAGTGVELKSRYEESLRNFRDQFLEFVEAKQAEGGASGAFTISIDTQSGLKIGTPRDQGALDVSQLPRFTPPQYPLMGAAAATVVDFGLLALYSILAFGAAFVAFSRYDVR